A stretch of Mucilaginibacter terrae DNA encodes these proteins:
- the recF gene encoding DNA replication/repair protein RecF (All proteins in this family for which functions are known are DNA-binding proteins that assist the filamentation of RecA onto DNA for the initiation of recombination or recombinational repair.): MYLQQLSVINFKNYAEAELAFSEGVNAFVGNNGAGKTNILDAIHYLSLCKSYFNPIDSQQVKQGTDFFIINGTFDRNDVPETVACSVKKNQKKVFKRNKKDYQRLADHIGLFPLVMVSPYDASIIMEGSEERRKFVDNVISQTDNHYLDELIIYNKVLANRNALLKRIAETGRLDPSLLEVLDEQLVASGTKIFKKRRQFLESYTVLFNQYYLFLTEDAEKVELVYDSQLLNDDFAALLKKTTEKDRVLERTTAGIHRDDLLFSIHGMPLKKFGSQGQQKSFLIALKLAQYMYLQQQKGFKPLLLLDDIFDKLDEHRITKLMQLVSNHEFGQVFITDASASRVSTIFERISVEVKVFNVNGGEVSV, translated from the coding sequence ATGTACCTGCAGCAACTATCCGTCATCAACTTTAAAAACTATGCCGAGGCCGAATTAGCTTTCAGCGAGGGTGTAAACGCTTTTGTGGGTAATAACGGCGCAGGCAAAACCAATATACTGGATGCTATACATTACCTATCGTTATGTAAAAGCTATTTTAACCCCATAGATAGCCAGCAGGTAAAACAGGGTACCGATTTTTTTATCATTAACGGCACCTTTGACCGTAACGATGTGCCCGAAACAGTAGCCTGTTCGGTAAAAAAAAACCAAAAGAAAGTATTTAAGCGCAATAAAAAAGACTACCAGCGCCTGGCCGACCATATTGGCTTGTTCCCGCTGGTAATGGTATCGCCATATGATGCCAGTATTATTATGGAGGGCAGCGAGGAGCGGCGTAAGTTTGTAGATAATGTAATATCACAAACTGATAATCATTACCTCGACGAACTCATTATATATAATAAGGTATTGGCAAACCGCAACGCACTGCTCAAGCGCATTGCCGAAACCGGACGTTTAGACCCCAGCCTGCTGGAGGTGCTGGATGAGCAACTGGTAGCATCGGGCACCAAAATATTTAAAAAGCGCAGGCAATTTTTAGAAAGCTATACCGTACTGTTTAATCAGTATTATCTTTTTTTAACCGAGGATGCAGAAAAGGTGGAGCTGGTTTACGATTCGCAATTGCTAAATGATGATTTTGCGGCTTTGTTGAAAAAAACTACAGAGAAGGATCGTGTGCTGGAACGCACCACGGCCGGTATTCATCGCGATGATTTGCTGTTTAGCATACATGGTATGCCGCTTAAAAAATTTGGCTCGCAGGGGCAGCAAAAATCTTTTTTAATAGCTCTAAAACTGGCGCAATATATGTACCTGCAACAGCAAAAAGGATTTAAACCATTGTTGCTGCTCGATGATATATTTGATAAGCTTGACGAGCACCGCATTACCAAACTCATGCAACTGGTAAGTAATCACGAATTTGGCCAGGTATTTATTACCGACGCCAGTGCCAGCCGGGTAAGCACCATTTTTGAGCGTATAAGTGTTGAAGTGAAAGTGTTTAATGTAAATGGGGGAGAAGTATCAGTTTAG
- a CDS encoding DHH family phosphoesterase, with protein sequence MLDTAALSTLLNQPQKIVITTHHKPDGDAMGSSLGLYNYLIQLGHHAKVVAPTDYPEFLWWMPGNEEVIIYTEQTEAATQLIAEASIIFCLDFNNLSRINQMGELVRQSSAVKVMIDHHLEPEDFDDYRYWNINACATAQLVYTFIVEELQRPDLINADVATALYTGIMTDSASFRLPNTTSAVHRIVADLIDAGAVNWRIHELVYSNAPENRLRFLGYCLSNKLEILREYNTALISVTNEELKRYESHTGDTEGIVNYALSITGIRLAAFIVERTDMVKLSLRSTGEFPANEICKKYFNGGGHRNAAGGMSTLSLQQTVEKFKQILPEYKTLLIQ encoded by the coding sequence ATGTTAGATACAGCCGCGCTTAGTACGCTATTAAACCAGCCTCAAAAAATAGTAATCACCACGCATCATAAACCCGATGGTGACGCTATGGGTTCATCCCTTGGTTTGTATAATTATTTAATACAACTTGGCCACCATGCTAAGGTTGTTGCTCCTACCGATTATCCTGAGTTTTTGTGGTGGATGCCCGGAAACGAAGAGGTAATTATTTACACCGAGCAAACCGAAGCGGCTACTCAACTAATTGCCGAAGCCAGCATTATTTTTTGCCTCGACTTTAATAACCTGAGCCGCATTAACCAAATGGGCGAACTTGTGCGCCAAAGCAGCGCGGTTAAGGTGATGATAGACCATCACCTCGAGCCCGAAGATTTTGACGATTACCGCTACTGGAACATCAACGCCTGTGCAACCGCTCAACTGGTATACACCTTTATTGTAGAAGAACTGCAACGTCCCGACCTGATCAATGCCGATGTGGCCACGGCCCTTTATACCGGCATCATGACCGATTCGGCATCGTTCCGTTTACCTAATACTACCTCGGCCGTGCACCGCATAGTGGCTGATCTTATTGATGCAGGTGCGGTAAACTGGCGTATTCACGAACTGGTTTACAGCAATGCTCCCGAAAACCGTTTACGCTTTTTGGGTTACTGCCTGAGCAATAAGCTCGAAATTTTACGCGAATACAATACCGCCCTCATCAGCGTTACTAATGAGGAGTTAAAACGATACGAATCGCACACCGGCGATACGGAGGGTATTGTTAACTATGCCTTATCAATAACCGGCATCCGTTTAGCGGCCTTTATTGTTGAACGTACCGATATGGTTAAACTATCATTACGCTCAACCGGCGAGTTTCCGGCCAATGAGATATGTAAAAAGTATTTCAATGGCGGTGGTCACCGCAACGCAGCGGGCGGCATGTCGACCTTATCGCTCCAGCAAACTGTAGAAAAATTCAAACAAATATTACCCGAATATAAAACACTGTTAATTCAATAA
- a CDS encoding tetratricopeptide repeat protein, with protein sequence MSNTEVNANVAPEKKSNVPTGGFVMENQKSLLFIGAAIVALIAIYIAYQKLYLAPREVEAANQMYVAQDYWAKKEWDKALKGDASYPGFEKIINDYSNTKAANLAYYYAGVAYLNKGEYNKAIDKLNSFSSSDNIVAAEAMGSIGDAYVELKDYEKAESFFKNAVDKANNKFLSPFYLKKLGLVYEARKQQKEAADTYKKIKTDYPTSNEAQSIDEYIARAEAKQ encoded by the coding sequence ATGTCAAATACGGAAGTGAACGCCAATGTTGCGCCAGAGAAAAAATCTAATGTACCAACAGGTGGCTTCGTAATGGAAAATCAAAAAAGCCTGTTATTTATTGGTGCAGCTATTGTTGCATTAATAGCTATTTATATTGCTTACCAAAAACTTTACCTGGCCCCACGCGAGGTTGAAGCGGCTAACCAAATGTATGTAGCACAGGATTACTGGGCTAAAAAAGAGTGGGACAAAGCCTTAAAAGGCGATGCCAGCTACCCGGGCTTCGAAAAAATCATTAACGATTATAGCAATACCAAAGCTGCTAACCTTGCTTACTACTACGCAGGTGTAGCTTACTTAAATAAAGGTGAGTACAACAAAGCTATTGATAAACTAAACAGCTTTAGCAGCAGCGACAACATTGTAGCCGCCGAAGCAATGGGCAGTATTGGCGATGCTTATGTTGAATTAAAAGATTACGAAAAAGCAGAGAGCTTTTTTAAAAATGCGGTTGATAAAGCTAACAATAAGTTTTTATCACCTTTTTATCTTAAAAAATTAGGTTTGGTTTATGAGGCCCGCAAACAACAAAAAGAGGCTGCCGATACCTACAAAAAAATTAAAACTGATTACCCAACCAGCAACGAGGCACAAAGCATTGACGAGTACATTGCCCGCGCCGAAGCAAAACAATAA
- the lipA gene encoding lipoyl synthase — protein MIDLPVIPANQVQRKPDWLRVKLPVGKEYAHVRSLVDTHKLHTICESGNCPNMGECWGAGTATFMILGNICTRSCSFCAVATGRPLAVDMDEPNRVATSVKLMQVKHCVITSVDRDDLKDGGSIIWAETINAIRRESPETTLETLLPDFKGNWENLARVIAVRPEVVSHNLETVRRLTREVRIQAKYDRSLECLRQISAAGLRTKSGIMLGLGEREEDVLEAMQDLYDAGVHILTLGQYLQPTRNHHPVIDWVTPEQFNYYKEVGLKMGFKYVESGPLVRSSYHAEKHLFDL, from the coding sequence ATGATTGATTTGCCGGTAATTCCTGCCAACCAGGTACAACGCAAGCCCGATTGGCTGCGTGTAAAACTCCCAGTTGGTAAAGAGTATGCTCACGTTCGCAGTTTGGTTGATACGCATAAGCTGCATACCATTTGCGAGAGTGGTAATTGCCCTAACATGGGCGAGTGCTGGGGAGCCGGCACGGCAACTTTCATGATATTGGGTAACATTTGTACCCGGTCATGTTCTTTTTGCGCGGTAGCTACAGGCAGGCCTTTGGCTGTTGATATGGACGAGCCTAACCGCGTGGCTACCTCGGTAAAACTAATGCAGGTTAAACACTGTGTAATTACCTCGGTAGATCGTGATGATTTAAAAGACGGTGGTTCAATCATTTGGGCCGAAACTATCAATGCCATCCGCCGCGAAAGCCCCGAAACTACTTTAGAAACCCTCCTGCCTGATTTTAAAGGCAATTGGGAAAACCTGGCCCGTGTTATAGCCGTGCGCCCCGAAGTTGTATCACACAACCTCGAAACTGTGCGCCGTTTAACCCGTGAAGTTCGTATCCAGGCTAAATATGATCGTAGTTTGGAGTGTCTGCGCCAAATATCGGCCGCGGGCTTACGTACCAAATCGGGCATTATGCTGGGCTTGGGTGAGCGTGAAGAAGATGTGTTAGAAGCTATGCAGGATTTATACGATGCCGGCGTACACATACTAACTTTAGGCCAGTACCTGCAACCTACCCGTAACCACCACCCTGTTATTGATTGGGTTACACCAGAGCAATTTAACTACTATAAAGAGGTTGGCCTCAAAATGGGCTTCAAGTATGTAGAAAGTGGTCCGCTTGTGCGTTCATCTTATCATGCCGAAAAACATTTATTTGATTTATAA
- the ribH gene encoding 6,7-dimethyl-8-ribityllumazine synthase — MATQLKNLSDFSNTTIPNARPFRFGIVVAEWNAKITGALYGGAYQSLIDNGTLEENIFTYSVPGSFELTSGADILLKNKHLDAVICLGCVIQGETRHFDFICNAVANGVSNVSIKYSKPVIFGVLTTDNEQQAEDRAGGKHGNKGVEAAVTAIKMADLNNQLQD; from the coding sequence ATGGCTACACAGCTTAAAAATCTTTCTGATTTTTCAAACACCACTATCCCTAATGCGCGTCCGTTTCGTTTTGGCATTGTGGTGGCCGAGTGGAATGCAAAAATTACAGGCGCCCTTTACGGGGGTGCCTACCAAAGTTTGATTGATAACGGCACGTTAGAAGAAAACATTTTCACCTATTCTGTTCCCGGCAGCTTCGAATTAACATCGGGTGCCGATATTTTATTAAAAAACAAGCACTTAGACGCCGTTATTTGTTTAGGCTGCGTAATACAAGGCGAGACCCGACATTTCGACTTTATTTGCAACGCAGTAGCAAATGGTGTAAGTAATGTTAGTATAAAGTATTCAAAACCTGTTATATTTGGTGTGTTAACCACTGATAATGAGCAGCAAGCCGAGGACAGAGCCGGAGGCAAGCATGGAAACAAAGGCGTTGAAGCTGCTGTAACTGCTATTAAGATGGCTGACCTTAACAACCAGTTACAAGATTAA
- a CDS encoding nucleoside-diphosphate kinase, which translates to MENNKTFTMIKPDAVRNGHTGAILDHIIKGGFKITAMKYTSLTPEKAGEFYAVHSERPFYKDLVGFMSSGPIVAAILEKDNAVADFRTLIGATDPSKAEAGTIRALFAESIEANAVHGSDSDENAAIEGSFYFSAFEKF; encoded by the coding sequence ATGGAAAACAACAAAACTTTCACCATGATTAAGCCCGATGCAGTACGCAACGGCCACACTGGTGCTATATTAGATCACATTATTAAAGGTGGTTTCAAAATTACAGCTATGAAGTATACTTCGTTAACTCCTGAAAAAGCAGGCGAGTTTTACGCAGTACACAGCGAGCGTCCTTTTTACAAAGACCTGGTTGGCTTCATGTCATCAGGTCCTATCGTTGCTGCTATCTTAGAAAAAGATAATGCAGTAGCTGATTTCCGCACCCTGATTGGCGCTACCGATCCAAGCAAAGCCGAAGCCGGTACTATCCGTGCGCTGTTTGCCGAGTCGATAGAAGCAAATGCTGTTCACGGTTCAGATTCTGACGAGAACGCTGCCATCGAAGGAAGCTTTTACTTCTCAGCTTTCGAGAAATTTTAA
- a CDS encoding RNA polymerase sigma factor, producing the protein MAKKHKITLSEEELVLALQRHEKVAAEALYDMYSSALYGVIIRIINDTPTAEDVLQETFVKIWHSAASYSPDKGRLFTWIVNIARNLAIDKIRSKDFRNHFKNQELENNVGYIDQNNSTVYKPELLGVKDLIDTLRPEHKSILDLIYFKGYTHTEAADELGMPLGTIKTRLRMAIQQLRKHFN; encoded by the coding sequence TTGGCCAAAAAACATAAGATTACCCTAAGCGAGGAAGAACTTGTACTTGCCCTGCAACGCCACGAAAAGGTAGCGGCAGAGGCTTTATATGATATGTACTCTTCAGCGCTGTATGGAGTAATTATTCGTATTATTAATGATACGCCAACGGCCGAAGATGTTTTACAGGAAACTTTTGTTAAAATATGGCACTCTGCCGCCAGTTACAGCCCCGATAAAGGACGATTGTTTACCTGGATAGTCAATATTGCCCGCAATCTTGCTATTGATAAAATACGTTCGAAAGATTTTCGCAATCATTTTAAAAACCAGGAACTCGAAAATAACGTAGGTTACATCGATCAGAATAACAGCACGGTTTACAAACCCGAACTGTTAGGTGTTAAGGATTTGATTGATACGCTAAGACCCGAGCACAAATCAATACTTGATTTAATTTATTTTAAAGGTTACACGCATACCGAAGCTGCTGATGAGCTTGGCATGCCGTTAGGAACCATTAAAACACGTTTACGCATGGCAATACAGCAATTGCGTAAGCATTTCAATTAA
- a CDS encoding TatD family hydrolase translates to MVLTDTHTHQYYETDPVKKGEVIQRCLDNGVSRLFLPNVDSSSIAQVMDMVKTYPQNCFAMMGLHPCDVKANWEQELETIHAALQQYQVYAVGEIGIDLYWDKTFIAEQQEAFRRQIGWAKAAKLPINIHCRNAFDEVYEILKEQYDENLRGIFHCFSGTLEQANEIIDLDFKLGIGGVVTYKNAGLDKVVEQIDLKHVVLETDSPYLTPVPLRGKPNESSYLIHVAQKVADLHHTSLEAVAEITTENSKIIFGI, encoded by the coding sequence ATGGTACTAACCGATACCCACACCCATCAATATTACGAAACCGACCCGGTAAAAAAAGGCGAAGTAATACAGCGTTGCCTTGATAATGGCGTGAGCCGTTTGTTTTTGCCCAATGTGGATAGCAGCAGCATTGCACAGGTAATGGATATGGTAAAAACCTATCCGCAAAACTGCTTTGCCATGATGGGCTTGCATCCTTGTGATGTAAAAGCCAACTGGGAGCAGGAATTGGAAACTATACACGCCGCCCTGCAACAATACCAGGTTTACGCCGTTGGAGAAATAGGCATTGACCTGTACTGGGATAAAACTTTTATAGCCGAGCAGCAGGAGGCGTTTAGGCGCCAGATAGGCTGGGCCAAGGCTGCAAAGCTACCCATTAATATACATTGCCGTAATGCGTTTGATGAAGTGTATGAAATTTTAAAGGAACAATACGACGAGAACTTACGTGGCATTTTCCATTGTTTTTCGGGAACGTTGGAGCAGGCCAATGAAATTATCGACCTTGATTTTAAACTGGGAATAGGCGGCGTAGTAACCTACAAGAATGCCGGGTTAGACAAGGTTGTTGAACAAATAGACTTAAAACATGTAGTTTTAGAAACAGATTCTCCGTATCTTACTCCCGTACCGTTACGTGGAAAGCCTAACGAAAGCTCTTATTTGATACATGTTGCCCAAAAAGTGGCCGACCTGCATCACACGAGTTTGGAAGCTGTTGCCGAAATAACTACCGAAAATTCGAAAATAATTTTTGGCATATAA
- a CDS encoding FKBP-type peptidyl-prolyl cis-trans isomerase, with translation MRKSLMLLTAAAIGLASCNSGFKKGEGGLLYTIHEDKDGAPVKEGDFISVNLIAKTDADSVLFNSYDTGKPMPTLMPKPQFKGDIYAGISKLSEGDSATFKINTDSMFKASPNPRPANLKGKYIIYQVKVVKIIPKGKLTDQVFQGRVTDYFKAESAKLKGVEPGKISKYIADNNIKATKTSTGLQYQITKPGTGATIAKGDTAVVNYVGRLTTGKVFDTSIKEVAQKEKTYDAMRPYQPIRIAVGAGAVIPGWDEGLQLLNKGAKATLVIPSSLAYGEQGLGPVPPFAPIVFEVELVDIVKPKPGAVTPPTMQLPPPTPAPTQK, from the coding sequence ATGAGAAAAAGTTTAATGCTTTTAACCGCAGCAGCAATTGGCCTGGCCAGCTGCAACAGCGGATTTAAAAAAGGTGAAGGCGGCTTGCTTTACACCATTCACGAAGACAAAGACGGCGCACCTGTTAAAGAGGGCGATTTTATAAGCGTAAACCTGATTGCTAAAACCGATGCTGATTCGGTTTTATTCAATTCGTATGATACCGGTAAGCCTATGCCTACCTTAATGCCTAAACCGCAGTTTAAAGGTGATATTTATGCAGGTATAAGCAAACTGAGCGAAGGCGACAGTGCTACGTTTAAAATCAATACCGACTCGATGTTTAAGGCAAGCCCTAACCCGCGTCCGGCTAACTTAAAAGGTAAATACATTATTTACCAGGTTAAGGTTGTTAAAATTATCCCTAAAGGTAAACTTACCGACCAGGTATTCCAGGGCCGTGTAACCGATTATTTTAAAGCTGAATCGGCTAAACTAAAAGGTGTTGAGCCTGGCAAAATAAGCAAGTACATTGCCGATAATAACATCAAAGCCACCAAAACTTCAACCGGCTTACAGTACCAAATCACCAAACCAGGTACAGGTGCTACTATTGCCAAAGGTGATACTGCTGTGGTAAATTACGTAGGCAGACTTACTACCGGTAAAGTATTTGATACCAGCATTAAAGAAGTTGCTCAAAAAGAGAAAACTTATGATGCTATGCGCCCTTACCAGCCTATACGTATTGCGGTAGGTGCAGGTGCGGTTATACCAGGTTGGGACGAAGGTTTGCAGCTATTAAACAAAGGCGCAAAAGCTACTTTGGTTATTCCATCGAGCTTAGCTTACGGCGAGCAGGGTTTAGGTCCGGTTCCTCCGTTTGCCCCAATTGTATTTGAAGTTGAACTGGTTGATATTGTTAAACCTAAACCGGGTGCAGTAACTCCTCCAACAATGCAGTTGCCGCCGCCAACACCGGCTCCAACTCAAAAATAA
- a CDS encoding anti-sigma factor, whose protein sequence is MEEIRAYIESGVLELYALGDISSEEKLQVETMASQHPAIQAELDEIERATILYADAYAVEPAPQLRDRVLNSLLTNFADDRRLKTVQHEDRDDVISRRLAAVSAAKPTASIFYKYGFAASVLLLCVSIAATAVLYTRLQDSQQKLITLTLSNQKFANQVNNMSEEINVFRDPSYKLIQLKGTQKTPASALTVAWSASKSKVLVDLQTAKLPAADKGHQYQLWAIADGKPVDLGVFDTAATDSADMKTMKSIGTAQAFAVTIEPRGGSVNPTMDQMVVIASL, encoded by the coding sequence GTGGAAGAGATAAGGGCATATATAGAATCGGGAGTGTTGGAGCTTTATGCTCTGGGCGATATTAGCTCAGAAGAAAAGCTGCAAGTGGAAACTATGGCCTCACAGCACCCTGCTATACAGGCCGAACTTGACGAGATTGAAAGAGCCACTATTTTATATGCCGATGCTTATGCAGTTGAACCTGCTCCACAATTACGCGACCGCGTGCTGAACAGCCTCCTGACTAATTTTGCCGATGACCGCCGCCTTAAAACAGTGCAGCATGAAGATCGCGATGACGTTATAAGCAGACGCCTGGCAGCAGTTTCAGCAGCTAAACCAACGGCCAGCATATTTTATAAATATGGTTTTGCGGCCAGTGTATTATTGCTTTGTGTAAGCATTGCAGCTACTGCGGTACTATACACGCGCCTGCAAGATTCGCAACAAAAATTAATTACCTTAACGCTAAGCAATCAAAAGTTTGCCAACCAGGTAAACAATATGAGCGAAGAGATCAATGTATTCCGCGACCCATCTTACAAGCTTATACAATTAAAAGGCACCCAAAAAACACCGGCTTCGGCACTTACTGTTGCCTGGAGCGCCAGCAAAAGCAAAGTATTGGTTGATTTACAAACCGCTAAGCTACCCGCTGCCGATAAAGGTCACCAGTACCAGCTATGGGCTATTGCCGATGGAAAACCGGTTGATTTGGGCGTGTTTGATACTGCTGCAACCGATTCAGCAGATATGAAGACCATGAAATCAATTGGCACTGCACAGGCATTTGCCGTTACTATTGAACCCCGTGGAGGCAGTGTTAATCCTACTATGGATCAAATGGTGGTAATAGCCAGTTTGTAA
- the ytxJ gene encoding bacillithiol system redox-active protein YtxJ → MTWTALDSAEQLNTIKQQPGYSIIFKHSTRCSISMMAKRRFELDWDQLPENVPLYFLDLIKFREISSQIASDFKVHHESPQLLLIKDGECILDQSHGGISVEETLEMVQ, encoded by the coding sequence ATGACTTGGACAGCGTTAGATTCGGCAGAGCAGTTAAACACCATTAAACAGCAACCCGGCTACAGTATTATTTTTAAGCACAGCACCCGTTGCTCTATAAGCATGATGGCTAAACGCCGTTTTGAGCTGGACTGGGACCAACTTCCTGAAAACGTTCCTCTTTATTTTCTGGACCTGATCAAGTTCCGCGAAATATCCAGCCAAATAGCATCTGATTTTAAAGTACACCACGAATCGCCCCAGCTTTTGCTGATAAAAGATGGCGAATGCATTCTGGACCAGTCGCACGGCGGCATCTCGGTTGAAGAGACTTTGGAGATGGTGCAATAA
- a CDS encoding FKBP-type peptidyl-prolyl cis-trans isomerase, giving the protein MKKAFLYLLFAVAGIGQVTAQANFTKTAKGALYSILKAGGGAKIKEGEVITFHFIQKNDRDSVLGSSYQMGKPAQVQVQPSRSVADLMEVFSILSVNDSALVRVPTDSVFVGHEESRPPFLPKGSYLNFTIKILKVQTLEQAMAERTAAMEKERTEKAAAAEKMRGAETSTIAKYIADNRLAPLSTASGLKYVITTPSTGRKPLAGDTLLVNYAGRTMDGKLFDSSIEEVAKAGGLQQPGRTYEPIKVVVGNSEVIRGWDEGLLLVNEGSKAKFIIPSALAYGERGAGEDIKPYSPLVFDIELVKVIPGVHKKAVTKKAASRKPAAKKGSVKKVTTKKKVTSK; this is encoded by the coding sequence ATGAAAAAAGCTTTTTTATACCTGTTGTTTGCCGTAGCCGGAATAGGGCAGGTAACAGCACAAGCTAACTTTACTAAAACGGCCAAAGGTGCGTTATACAGCATTTTAAAAGCCGGCGGCGGTGCTAAAATTAAAGAGGGCGAAGTGATCACTTTTCACTTCATCCAAAAAAACGACCGCGACTCCGTTTTGGGCAGCTCATACCAAATGGGCAAGCCTGCCCAGGTACAGGTACAACCCAGCCGCAGCGTGGCCGATTTAATGGAAGTGTTTTCGATACTGAGCGTTAACGACAGTGCTTTAGTGCGCGTACCAACCGATTCTGTTTTTGTTGGACACGAAGAAAGCCGCCCTCCGTTTTTGCCTAAAGGCAGCTACCTTAACTTTACCATTAAGATTTTAAAGGTGCAAACCCTTGAGCAAGCCATGGCCGAGCGTACGGCTGCTATGGAAAAAGAACGCACAGAAAAAGCTGCCGCAGCCGAGAAAATGCGCGGAGCCGAAACATCAACCATTGCTAAATATATTGCCGATAATAGGCTTGCGCCATTAAGTACGGCATCAGGCTTAAAGTATGTAATTACTACCCCGTCAACTGGTCGTAAGCCATTGGCCGGCGATACTTTGCTGGTCAACTACGCCGGACGTACTATGGATGGCAAACTGTTTGATTCGAGTATTGAAGAGGTGGCTAAAGCAGGTGGCTTACAACAGCCAGGCCGCACTTATGAACCCATTAAAGTAGTAGTAGGCAACAGCGAGGTTATACGTGGCTGGGACGAAGGCCTTCTATTAGTTAACGAAGGTTCGAAAGCTAAATTCATCATCCCATCGGCTTTGGCTTATGGCGAGCGGGGTGCAGGTGAAGATATCAAGCCTTACAGCCCGCTGGTGTTTGATATTGAACTGGTGAAGGTAATACCGGGCGTTCATAAAAAGGCGGTTACTAAAAAAGCGGCCTCCAGAAAACCGGCAGCTAAAAAAGGATCTGTAAAAAAGGTAACCACAAAAAAGAAAGTCACCTCTAAATAA
- a CDS encoding DUF721 domain-containing protein has translation MRKPNDKTIKEAIEQMLNVYKIKRRFDETAVIAAWPDIVGKPVANRTSELFINNKRLFLRIDSSVVKNELMMMRSQILDKINTEAGSTLVEEIIFL, from the coding sequence ATGCGTAAGCCTAACGATAAAACTATTAAAGAAGCCATTGAGCAAATGCTCAACGTATATAAAATAAAACGCCGTTTTGATGAAACGGCGGTTATAGCGGCCTGGCCCGATATTGTTGGCAAGCCTGTTGCCAATCGTACCAGTGAGTTGTTTATCAATAATAAAAGGCTTTTTCTTCGAATCGATTCATCGGTTGTTAAAAACGAACTGATGATGATGCGCTCGCAAATACTCGATAAAATTAATACCGAAGCCGGAAGTACGCTGGTTGAAGAAATTATATTTCTTTAG